The genomic DNA ACACTATCTGTGCAGTGGGTGCCGTAGAGGCAATGCCGCCGTTAACTGTTGATGAACCTACACTAACAATGACGTTCCAAGTAAACACTTCTCCGTTCGCGGGTAAAGAAGGTAAGTATGTGACTTCACGTAACATTCTTGAGCGTTTACAGACTGAATTAGTTCACAACGTCGCACTTCGTGTTGAAGAAACTGACAGTCCAGATCGTTTCCGTGTATCAGGTCGTGGTGAATTACACTTATCGATTTTAATTGAAAACATGCGTCGTGAAGGCTACGAATTAGCTGTATCGCGTCCAGAAGTTATTCTGAAAACCGTCGATGGTGAGCTACATGAACCCTACGAAACAGTAACGGTTGACGTTGAAGAAGGTCATCAAGGTACCGTAATTGAAAAATTAGGTATTCGTAAAGCTGAAATGAAAGATATGCAGCTTGATGGTAAAGGTCGTGTTCGTATTGACTTTATTATCCCAAGCCGTGGTTTGATTGGTTTCCAAACTGAGTTCTTAACCTCAACATCGGGTACTGGTCTAATTTATCATTCATTTGATCACTACGGTCCACACAAAGGTGGCGATATTGGTCAACGTGCTAACGGCGTAATGATTTCAAACGGAACAGGTAAGTCACTAACGTTCGCACTCTTTACTTTACAAGACCGTGGTCGTTTGTTTATTGGCCACGCGGCTGAAGTGTATGAAGGTCAAGTAGTTGGTATCCATGCTCGCTCTAACGATTTGACAATAAACTGTCTCAAAGGTAAGCAGCTAACTAACATGCGCGCATCAGGTACTGATGAAGCGCAAGTATTGACGACTCCGATTACACTGACTCTTGAGCAAGCTCTTGAGTTCATCGATGATGATGAATTAGTTGAAGTGACTCCTAAGAATATTCGTGTTCGTAAGAGATACTTAACTGAAAACGAACGTAAGCGTCATAACCGCAGTTAATCAGTATTAAACTGTAGCAGATTACATTTGCTACTCTTGATACCTAAAAAGCCCAGATGCCTGCATCTGGGCTTTTTGTTGCC from Shewanella psychromarinicola includes the following:
- the typA gene encoding translational GTPase TypA, yielding MLENLRNIAIIAHVDHGKTTLVDKMLAQSGTLASRGEATERVMDSNDLEKERGITILAKNTAIQWNDYRINIVDTPGHADFGGEVERVLSMVDSVLLLVDAVDGPMPQTRFVTKKAFAQGLKPIVVINKIDRPSARPDWVIDQVFDLFVNLGATDEQLDFPIVYASALNGFATLDPDVASDDMTPLFQTIVEKVAFPDADAEAPFQMQISQIDYNSYVGVIGIGRITRGNVKTNQQVTIIGADGKTRNGKMGQVLGYMGLERNEVAIANAGDIVAITGLGELKISDTICAVGAVEAMPPLTVDEPTLTMTFQVNTSPFAGKEGKYVTSRNILERLQTELVHNVALRVEETDSPDRFRVSGRGELHLSILIENMRREGYELAVSRPEVILKTVDGELHEPYETVTVDVEEGHQGTVIEKLGIRKAEMKDMQLDGKGRVRIDFIIPSRGLIGFQTEFLTSTSGTGLIYHSFDHYGPHKGGDIGQRANGVMISNGTGKSLTFALFTLQDRGRLFIGHAAEVYEGQVVGIHARSNDLTINCLKGKQLTNMRASGTDEAQVLTTPITLTLEQALEFIDDDELVEVTPKNIRVRKRYLTENERKRHNRS